Proteins encoded by one window of Pseudomonas coleopterorum:
- a CDS encoding superinfection immunity protein, which produces MNGGINVTEPSSPLLSIGLLLLAFFAYFLPAMIASKRNHPNAPGIFLLDLFLGWTFIGWLAALIWSVSAIREKDSVPSTVAGEDKYQTLERLAALKEKGALTEQEYQLEKSKLLS; this is translated from the coding sequence ATGAACGGAGGTATCAACGTGACGGAACCGTCGAGCCCATTGCTTTCCATTGGATTGCTGCTGTTGGCGTTCTTCGCCTATTTTCTGCCTGCAATGATTGCCTCCAAGCGCAATCATCCTAATGCGCCGGGCATATTCCTTCTGGACCTGTTCTTGGGCTGGACATTCATCGGTTGGCTCGCAGCGCTGATCTGGTCGGTGTCCGCTATCCGTGAGAAGGATTCGGTACCCTCGACCGTGGCTGGTGAGGACAAGTACCAGACACTGGAGCGGCTGGCCGCCCTGAAAGAAAAGGGCGCGCTAACTGAGCAGGAGTACCAGCTGGAGAAATCCAAGCTGCTGAGCTGA